The Desulfomicrobium orale DSM 12838 genome includes a window with the following:
- the gluQRS gene encoding tRNA glutamyl-Q(34) synthetase GluQRS, with amino-acid sequence MPQARISSQRADPSAESSPEALPFRVRGRLAPSPTGHLHLGNAWSFLLCWLAVRAAGGVLVLRMEDIDPDRSRPEYAAEIMRDLDWLGLDWDEGPPGALYTQSTRLERYAEVLGTFMRDGLAYPCYCTRKELKSMASAPHAEDMGPVYPGTCLGLTDAERRLREREGRRACLRLHGGEDTRFTDLARGPAHFGWAECGGDFPLRRSDGVISYQLAAAVDDADQRITLVVRGRDILPSTPRQMLILRLMKAPLPRYAHVPLLLDHEGERLAKRHQALTLKSLREAGIRPEAVTGYLACRAGLLPRPGSLSPLQLVPFFSWDRLPRHDVRLEPDMLPRLRGLRLATAPCAR; translated from the coding sequence ATGCCGCAAGCCCGTATCTCCTCCCAACGCGCCGACCCGTCGGCGGAAAGTTCCCCGGAAGCCCTCCCTTTTCGCGTGCGCGGGCGTCTGGCCCCGAGCCCCACGGGACATCTGCACCTGGGTAACGCCTGGTCCTTTCTGCTCTGCTGGCTGGCCGTCAGGGCGGCCGGAGGAGTCCTCGTCCTGCGCATGGAAGACATCGACCCGGACCGCTCCCGCCCGGAATACGCGGCGGAAATCATGCGCGATCTGGACTGGCTGGGGCTTGACTGGGACGAAGGTCCGCCGGGAGCTCTCTACACCCAGAGCACCCGCCTCGAACGGTACGCCGAGGTCCTTGGCACGTTTATGCGCGACGGGCTCGCCTATCCCTGCTACTGTACCCGCAAGGAGCTGAAATCCATGGCCTCGGCCCCGCACGCCGAAGACATGGGGCCGGTCTATCCCGGTACATGCCTGGGCCTGACCGATGCGGAACGTCGCCTGCGCGAGCGGGAAGGCCGCCGGGCCTGCCTGCGCCTGCACGGCGGAGAAGATACACGGTTCACCGATCTGGCACGCGGGCCGGCGCATTTCGGGTGGGCGGAATGCGGCGGAGATTTCCCCCTGCGCCGTTCGGACGGCGTCATCTCCTATCAGCTGGCCGCGGCCGTGGATGACGCGGACCAGCGGATCACGCTGGTCGTACGCGGCCGGGACATTCTGCCCAGCACGCCCCGGCAGATGCTCATTCTCCGCCTGATGAAGGCCCCCCTTCCCCGGTACGCCCACGTGCCCCTTCTGCTTGACCATGAGGGCGAACGTCTGGCCAAACGCCACCAGGCCCTGACCCTGAAAAGCCTGCGGGAAGCCGGAATCCGCCCCGAAGCCGTGACGGGTTATCTGGCCTGCCGGGCCGGGCTGCTGCCCCGCCCCGGGTCCCTCTCCCCGCTCCAGCTGGTTCCCTTTTTCTCCTGGGACCGGCTGCCCCGCCATGACGTGCGTCTGGAACCGGATATGCTGCCCAGACTGCGCGGCCTCCGGCTTGCCACCGCCCCTTGCGCCCGATAG
- a CDS encoding NAD(P)H-dependent flavin oxidoreductase, with product MDFPQLKIGDLVAKIPVIQGGMGVGISLSGLASAVAKEGGIGVIAAAMIGMGEPDIGSNYREANVRALQRELRAAREKTDGILGVNIMVALTNFSDMVKTSIKEGADIIFAGAGLPLDLPGYLRDGARTKLVPIISSARAAAVICKKWLSRFDYLPDAFVVEGPKAGGHLGFKPEQIDDPEFSLEKTVPQVIETVREFEEKAQRPIPVIAAGGIYDGADIDQFLRMGAAGVQMGTRFVATHECDADPRFKETYVQAKEEDIQIIKSPVGLPGRAVIGAFLEDVKNGLKKPFRCPFHCISSCDYTKSPYCIGLALVNAKKGLLRQGFAFAGKNAYRVESIVSVKELINSLRQSYLQAAGS from the coding sequence ATGGACTTCCCGCAGTTGAAAATCGGCGACCTGGTGGCGAAAATTCCCGTCATTCAGGGCGGCATGGGAGTCGGCATTTCTCTTTCCGGACTGGCTTCGGCCGTGGCAAAGGAAGGGGGAATCGGCGTTATCGCGGCGGCCATGATCGGCATGGGCGAACCGGATATCGGCTCCAACTACCGCGAGGCCAACGTCAGAGCCCTGCAAAGGGAACTGCGCGCGGCCCGCGAGAAGACCGACGGTATTCTGGGAGTGAACATCATGGTGGCCCTGACCAATTTCAGCGACATGGTCAAAACCTCCATCAAGGAAGGCGCGGACATCATTTTCGCGGGAGCGGGACTGCCGCTGGATCTGCCCGGATATCTCAGGGACGGAGCCCGGACCAAGCTGGTGCCCATCATTTCCTCGGCCAGAGCGGCGGCCGTGATCTGCAAGAAATGGCTGTCCCGGTTCGATTACCTTCCGGACGCATTCGTGGTGGAAGGCCCCAAGGCCGGCGGCCATCTGGGATTCAAGCCGGAGCAGATCGACGATCCGGAATTCTCCCTGGAAAAGACCGTGCCGCAGGTCATCGAGACCGTCCGTGAGTTCGAGGAAAAAGCCCAGCGCCCCATCCCGGTCATCGCCGCCGGAGGCATCTACGACGGCGCGGACATCGACCAGTTCCTGCGCATGGGCGCGGCCGGAGTGCAGATGGGCACCCGGTTCGTGGCCACGCACGAATGCGACGCCGATCCCAGATTCAAGGAAACCTATGTTCAGGCCAAGGAAGAAGATATCCAGATCATCAAGAGCCCGGTGGGGCTTCCCGGCCGGGCGGTCATCGGCGCATTTCTGGAAGACGTGAAAAACGGGCTCAAAAAACCGTTTCGCTGCCCGTTCCACTGCATCTCATCCTGCGATTACACCAAAAGCCCGTACTGCATCGGGCTTGCATTGGTAAACGCCAAGAAAGGACTGCTCCGGCAGGGGTTCGCCTTCGCGGGCAAGAACGCCTACCGGGTGGAGTCCATCGTATCCGTCAAGGAACTGATCAATTCCTTGCGGCAGAGCTACCTGCAAGCGGCGGGTTCCTGA
- a CDS encoding long-chain-fatty-acid--CoA ligase, producing the protein MIDKGISRVWLQHYDKEVSANLSYEHISMYEILARAAERHPERTALIFNNWRVSYRKLKVLVDLTGTNLRRSGVRPGDRVAIMLPNCPQAVISYWACLRLGAVVVMTNPLYMEKELVHHFNDSGAATLITLDLLWNRIDSLRPRLGLERIFITSISDCLRFPLNLLYMFKSRREHRLPDIPYGSSGVASWKSLLARTAVEPPHPIDPQKDLALLQYTGGTTGVSKGVMLTHANLLCNARQCQAVLHGISEERETGQVILGLLPFFHIYGLTVCVNFGMLIGATLIPVPKFTPADVLKTISKKRPTIFPCAPSIFVALLQQKNLARYDLSSVRYCISGSAPMPVPVMEKFNKLTGARIVEGYGLTEASPITHLNPLLGVNKNGSIGLPFPDTDAAIVDMDVGSVPLPPGKIGELVIRGPQVMGGYWNRPDETASVLRNGWLYTGDIAYMDEEGYFFIVDRKKDLIITGGYNVYPREIDEVLHEHPAVKEAVSVGINHRTRGEIIKAYIVLREGYTLTKAEVLAFCREKLANYKVPKQVEFRDELPKSIVGKVLRRVIREEEERRGDHDGDCDDELTGDGFEMKENQRGQEDESI; encoded by the coding sequence ATGATCGACAAAGGAATAAGCCGCGTCTGGCTCCAGCATTACGACAAGGAAGTCTCGGCCAATCTGAGCTACGAACATATCAGCATGTACGAGATACTGGCCCGCGCGGCTGAACGCCATCCCGAACGCACGGCCCTGATCTTCAACAACTGGCGCGTAAGCTACAGAAAGCTCAAGGTTCTGGTGGATCTGACCGGCACCAACCTGAGAAGATCCGGCGTCCGGCCCGGCGACCGGGTAGCCATCATGCTCCCCAACTGTCCCCAGGCCGTCATCAGCTATTGGGCCTGTCTCCGGCTCGGAGCCGTGGTGGTCATGACCAACCCCCTGTACATGGAAAAGGAGCTGGTTCATCACTTCAACGATTCCGGGGCCGCCACCCTCATCACCCTCGATCTGCTCTGGAATCGCATAGACAGCCTGCGCCCGCGTCTGGGGCTCGAACGCATCTTCATCACGTCCATATCCGACTGTCTGCGCTTCCCGCTGAATCTGCTCTACATGTTCAAATCCCGGCGTGAACACCGGCTGCCCGACATTCCTTACGGCTCTTCCGGCGTTGCATCCTGGAAAAGCCTGCTCGCGCGCACGGCCGTGGAGCCGCCCCATCCTATTGATCCGCAGAAAGATCTGGCCCTGCTGCAATACACCGGCGGCACCACCGGCGTATCCAAGGGCGTGATGCTGACCCACGCCAATCTCTTGTGCAACGCGAGACAGTGCCAGGCTGTGCTGCACGGCATCTCGGAAGAGCGGGAAACCGGACAGGTCATCCTGGGCCTGCTGCCGTTCTTTCATATTTACGGCCTGACGGTGTGCGTCAATTTTGGCATGCTCATCGGCGCGACCCTCATTCCCGTGCCCAAATTCACCCCCGCGGACGTGCTGAAGACCATCAGCAAAAAGCGCCCGACCATCTTCCCCTGCGCTCCGTCCATATTCGTGGCCCTGCTCCAGCAGAAGAATCTGGCCCGCTACGACCTGTCCTCGGTGCGCTACTGTATTTCCGGCTCGGCCCCCATGCCCGTCCCGGTCATGGAAAAATTCAACAAACTGACCGGGGCGCGCATCGTGGAGGGGTACGGACTGACCGAAGCCTCGCCCATCACGCACCTGAATCCGCTGCTCGGGGTGAACAAGAACGGCTCCATCGGCCTGCCCTTTCCCGATACGGACGCGGCCATTGTGGATATGGACGTGGGCTCCGTGCCCCTGCCTCCGGGCAAGATCGGCGAACTTGTCATCCGCGGCCCCCAGGTCATGGGCGGTTATTGGAACCGGCCCGATGAAACGGCATCCGTGCTCAGAAACGGCTGGCTCTACACCGGCGACATCGCCTACATGGACGAAGAGGGCTATTTCTTCATCGTGGACCGCAAGAAAGATCTCATCATCACCGGGGGATACAACGTCTATCCGCGGGAAATCGACGAGGTCCTGCACGAGCACCCGGCCGTCAAGGAAGCCGTGAGCGTGGGCATCAACCACCGGACCAGAGGAGAAATCATCAAGGCCTATATCGTGCTGCGGGAAGGATACACCCTGACCAAGGCCGAAGTGCTGGCCTTCTGCCGGGAAAAACTGGCCAATTACAAGGTGCCCAAACAGGTGGAGTTCCGGGACGAGCTGCCCAAATCCATTGTGGGCAAGGTCCTGCGCCGGGTCATCCGCGAAGAAGAGGAACGCCGGGGCGATCACGACGGAGACTGTGACGACGAACTCACCGGCGATGGTTTTGAAATGAAAGAAAATCAGCGCGGACAGGAGGATGAGAGCATTTAG
- a CDS encoding twin-arginine translocase TatA/TatE family subunit, translating to MFGIGIPELLIILVIVLIIFGANKLPEIGAGMGKAIKNFKKATNEPEEIDVTAKSETSDTEKKS from the coding sequence ATGTTCGGCATCGGCATTCCGGAACTACTTATCATTCTGGTCATCGTCCTGATCATTTTCGGCGCCAACAAACTGCCTGAAATCGGAGCGGGCATGGGCAAGGCCATCAAGAATTTCAAGAAGGCGACCAACGAACCCGAGGAAATCGACGTCACGGCCAAATCCGAAACCTCCGATACGGAAAAGAAAAGCTGA
- a CDS encoding FmdE family protein: MHIGPYSFEEFKRLAENFHGYAAPGLLVGGYMVELAKRHLPEGTLFEAVVESRKCLPDAVQLLTLCSTGNNWMKIHNLGRYAVSLFDKHTGEGVRVSIDPARLAVFPEIEAWFLKKKPKKDQDEARLLREIEAAGENLCKVEAMTIKRRFLGHSHMKEIGVCALCGEAYPTDDGPICRGCQGEAPYVTVGRTVKAVSPVRVVPVEEAVGEQAAHDMTRIEPGVFKGPEFKAGQRITVGDICRLQQMGRFHVAVQGGSASTEGLVHENEAAEQFARRMAGLGVTYSLPPHEGKIDFMAGIDGLFCVDVERMRCFNMIPEIMAASRQDGAVVSKGDKLAGTRAIPLHISSERLGEALHVLGSEPLFRVLPLRQAKVGILVTGTEVFQGVIEDRFIPVITAKARQYRCTVVKSVIAPDDREAIASAVADIREAGADLLVTTGGLSVDPDDVTRQALLEAGLTDVLHGVPVLPGAMSLMGRLPGRDGWMQVLGVPACALYFKTTFLDLVLPRMLAGREITRAELSRMGEGGFCLACKVCTYPKCQFGK; encoded by the coding sequence ATGCATATCGGTCCTTATTCGTTCGAGGAGTTCAAACGTCTTGCGGAGAATTTTCACGGATACGCGGCCCCCGGCCTGCTTGTGGGCGGCTATATGGTCGAACTGGCCAAGCGCCATCTCCCGGAGGGCACTCTCTTCGAGGCCGTGGTCGAGAGCCGCAAGTGCCTGCCCGATGCCGTGCAGCTTCTGACTTTGTGCAGCACGGGCAACAACTGGATGAAGATCCATAACCTTGGACGGTACGCCGTTTCCCTCTTCGACAAGCACACCGGCGAGGGCGTGCGGGTCAGCATCGATCCGGCCCGGCTTGCGGTCTTTCCGGAAATCGAGGCTTGGTTTCTGAAGAAAAAGCCCAAGAAGGATCAGGACGAGGCTCGTCTGCTGAGGGAAATCGAGGCCGCGGGAGAGAACCTCTGCAAGGTGGAGGCGATGACCATCAAGCGTCGTTTCCTGGGCCATTCGCATATGAAAGAGATAGGCGTGTGTGCTCTGTGCGGCGAGGCTTATCCTACGGACGACGGTCCCATCTGCCGCGGCTGCCAGGGGGAGGCTCCCTATGTGACGGTAGGGCGGACGGTCAAAGCCGTTTCTCCGGTGCGGGTGGTGCCGGTGGAAGAAGCCGTGGGAGAGCAGGCTGCGCACGACATGACCCGCATAGAGCCGGGCGTGTTCAAGGGGCCGGAGTTCAAGGCCGGGCAGCGGATTACCGTGGGCGACATCTGCCGGCTGCAACAGATGGGGCGTTTCCATGTGGCCGTACAGGGCGGCTCGGCCTCCACGGAAGGACTGGTGCACGAGAACGAGGCGGCGGAACAGTTCGCCCGGCGCATGGCCGGACTGGGGGTGACCTACAGTCTGCCTCCGCACGAAGGAAAGATCGATTTTATGGCCGGTATCGACGGCCTGTTCTGCGTCGATGTGGAGCGGATGCGATGTTTCAACATGATTCCCGAGATCATGGCGGCCTCGCGCCAGGATGGAGCGGTGGTCTCCAAGGGCGACAAGCTGGCTGGCACGCGGGCCATACCGCTTCATATCAGTTCCGAACGTCTGGGGGAGGCGCTGCATGTGCTCGGCAGTGAACCTCTCTTTCGCGTGTTGCCGCTGCGACAGGCCAAGGTGGGCATTCTGGTGACCGGCACCGAAGTGTTTCAGGGCGTCATTGAGGACAGGTTCATTCCCGTGATCACGGCCAAGGCCAGGCAGTACCGCTGCACGGTGGTCAAATCCGTCATCGCCCCCGACGACCGGGAGGCTATCGCCTCGGCGGTTGCGGACATCCGTGAGGCGGGCGCGGACCTGCTGGTAACCACGGGAGGACTGTCTGTGGACCCCGACGACGTCACCCGGCAGGCTCTGCTCGAGGCCGGACTGACGGATGTGCTGCACGGCGTTCCGGTACTGCCCGGGGCCATGAGCCTCATGGGCAGGCTTCCCGGCCGCGACGGCTGGATGCAGGTTCTCGGTGTGCCCGCCTGCGCGCTCTATTTCAAGACGACATTTCTGGATCTTGTGCTGCCGCGTATGCTGGCCGGGCGGGAAATCACCCGCGCGGAACTCTCCCGCATGGGCGAAGGCGGTTTTTGTCTGGCCTGCAAAGTATGCACATACCCCAAGTGCCAGTTCGGAAAGTAA
- a CDS encoding rhomboid family protein, with product MAIEYYVESGLLDMEFSFYKSYKGNIEEKNISPEEKFFLMKRDKDFEWKLTRGEIIPHTAEEYPTWKKNRDRYENLLQKTVSARFGLSTDNPRWSQFFTHMFLHGGWDHLLGNMIFLWLAGCLLEQGCGALVLALVYLGGGLCAAGLFLGTLPGQTISTLVGASGSIAGIMGAITTLYGMQRIKIFLMLGFYFNYLRVPAMLLLPLWIGYELFNNLQYGETNNVAYMAHVGGLLGGAAIGFVLRRFLAVKVDAADPEEQPADLTETLFADALLAMRELRFERAEEILQDVVRQDPHHLRAHQQLFAIAKARTDVPAMARYGQNLLERLAAAGSDSEALAVYQELVRRNAWPERPERLASLASFLSRQEQWGELEKAVALIIRRAPGTPQIPALLLQLAHGLRRSGNDERGVLCLRLLAARYPHSQEAILAQSALRSG from the coding sequence ATGGCCATTGAGTATTATGTGGAGTCAGGCCTTCTCGACATGGAATTCTCCTTCTACAAATCGTATAAGGGGAATATCGAAGAAAAAAACATCTCGCCCGAAGAAAAATTCTTTCTCATGAAGCGGGACAAGGACTTCGAATGGAAGCTCACTCGTGGGGAAATCATCCCGCATACGGCTGAAGAGTATCCCACATGGAAGAAGAACAGAGACAGATACGAAAATCTGCTGCAAAAAACGGTCAGTGCCCGCTTCGGCCTTTCGACGGACAATCCCCGGTGGTCCCAATTTTTCACGCATATGTTTTTACATGGAGGCTGGGATCACCTGCTGGGCAACATGATCTTTTTATGGCTGGCCGGCTGCCTGCTGGAGCAGGGATGCGGCGCACTGGTACTCGCCCTGGTGTATCTCGGCGGCGGCCTGTGCGCGGCCGGACTTTTTCTGGGCACCCTTCCTGGCCAGACCATAAGCACTCTGGTGGGCGCGTCCGGCTCCATCGCCGGAATCATGGGAGCCATCACCACTCTCTACGGCATGCAACGGATCAAAATCTTTCTCATGCTGGGTTTCTACTTCAACTACCTGCGCGTGCCGGCCATGCTCCTGCTTCCTCTGTGGATAGGCTATGAGCTGTTTAACAACCTGCAATACGGGGAGACAAACAATGTCGCCTACATGGCCCATGTAGGCGGACTGCTCGGCGGAGCGGCCATAGGCTTTGTCCTGCGACGCTTTCTGGCCGTGAAAGTGGACGCTGCCGATCCCGAGGAGCAGCCTGCGGATCTGACCGAAACGCTTTTCGCCGACGCCTTGCTCGCCATGCGGGAGCTCCGCTTTGAACGCGCCGAAGAAATTTTGCAGGATGTGGTCCGCCAGGACCCGCATCACCTGCGCGCCCACCAGCAGCTTTTCGCCATTGCCAAAGCACGGACCGACGTGCCGGCCATGGCGCGATACGGACAAAATCTTCTGGAGCGTCTCGCGGCCGCCGGTTCGGACTCCGAAGCCCTTGCTGTGTATCAGGAACTGGTCCGGCGAAACGCCTGGCCGGAACGGCCGGAACGGCTGGCATCCCTGGCCTCCTTCCTGTCCCGTCAGGAACAGTGGGGAGAACTGGAGAAAGCCGTGGCCCTGATTATCCGCCGCGCCCCCGGCACGCCCCAAATACCGGCGCTGCTCCTGCAACTTGCCCATGGTCTGCGCCGCTCCGGCAATGACGAACGCGGCGTGCTCTGCCTGCGTCTTCTCGCCGCGAGATATCCTCACAGCCAGGAAGCCATACTGGCACAAAGCGCCCTCCGCAGCGGCTGA
- a CDS encoding IscA/HesB family protein, protein MFELAKAAKEQLDMHFAGKEVSPIRVYMAAGUGGPRLALALDEQKDTDVVHEVEGYTFLVEKSLMGEAKSISVEFHPHMGFNVNSALKMQNAGGGCSSCTSCG, encoded by the coding sequence ATGTTTGAACTGGCCAAGGCTGCCAAAGAGCAGCTGGATATGCACTTCGCGGGAAAGGAAGTTTCCCCGATCCGGGTTTACATGGCGGCAGGCTGAGGCGGACCTCGCTTGGCGCTTGCTCTGGATGAGCAAAAGGATACAGATGTCGTACACGAGGTCGAAGGGTACACCTTCCTTGTCGAAAAGTCCCTGATGGGCGAGGCCAAATCCATTTCCGTGGAATTCCACCCGCATATGGGTTTCAACGTCAACTCCGCGCTCAAGATGCAGAATGCGGGCGGCGGGTGCAGCTCCTGCACGTCCTGCGGCTAG
- a CDS encoding helix-turn-helix domain-containing protein — protein sequence MSKEKLGMRVKRFREMNEITLEQLAERTGLSLSFLKSLEEDSVYPSLGPLLKVARGLGVRMGTFLDDELGQDPLVVRLGGRVEDMAMQAQKGSSTDTRYYSLGRGKTDRRMEPFFVELLPVAEAGRKLSTHEGEEFIVVQEGAVEVIYGGETIILSKGDSIYLNSVVPHHVGCSGDAPASIYAVLYFPE from the coding sequence ATGAGCAAGGAAAAGCTTGGCATGCGCGTGAAGCGCTTCCGGGAGATGAACGAGATCACTCTGGAGCAGCTGGCCGAACGCACCGGTCTGTCCCTTTCTTTCCTGAAGTCCCTGGAGGAAGACTCCGTATATCCGTCTTTGGGGCCGCTTCTTAAAGTCGCCCGCGGTCTTGGCGTGCGCATGGGCACCTTTCTGGACGACGAACTGGGCCAGGACCCGCTGGTGGTGCGCCTCGGGGGCCGGGTGGAAGATATGGCCATGCAGGCCCAGAAGGGCAGTTCCACGGATACCCGGTACTATTCTCTGGGCAGGGGCAAGACGGACCGCAGAATGGAACCGTTTTTCGTGGAGCTTCTGCCCGTGGCCGAAGCCGGACGCAAACTTTCCACCCACGAGGGCGAGGAGTTCATCGTGGTGCAGGAGGGCGCGGTGGAGGTCATCTATGGCGGCGAGACCATCATTCTCTCCAAAGGGGACTCCATCTATCTCAACTCCGTTGTGCCGCACCATGTGGGCTGTAGCGGTGACGCGCCCGCTTCCATCTACGCGGTACTGTATTTTCCGGAATAG
- a CDS encoding HAD family hydrolase has translation MPGRDTPASSPGCGVRPVRGLVFDCDGVLFDTRDVNRFYYNHILEKLGLAPMTAEEEDYSFMHTVDVSLARLVPAELMPRLPEVVGHMTYDEFIDRMIPEPGLGDLLESLQIRGVRMAVNTNRKNSMEKVLERFHLTGFFSPVMTAAKVSRPKPHPEGLLRIAEEWGMPVEHMAYLGDSSVDQDAARGAGVPFWAYKNRGLRAELHVDSFHELRQWLESVGQ, from the coding sequence ATGCCCGGACGTGACACCCCGGCGTCTTCGCCCGGATGCGGCGTCCGGCCGGTCCGGGGGCTGGTCTTTGACTGCGACGGCGTGCTTTTCGACACGCGCGACGTGAACCGTTTCTATTATAACCACATTCTCGAAAAACTGGGGCTTGCCCCCATGACGGCCGAAGAAGAAGACTACTCCTTCATGCACACGGTGGATGTGTCCCTGGCCCGTCTTGTCCCGGCGGAGCTCATGCCCAGACTGCCCGAGGTCGTGGGGCACATGACCTATGACGAGTTCATCGACCGCATGATCCCGGAACCGGGGCTCGGGGACCTGCTCGAATCCCTCCAGATAAGGGGCGTGCGTATGGCCGTGAACACCAACCGCAAGAACTCCATGGAGAAGGTGCTGGAGCGGTTTCATCTGACCGGGTTTTTCTCCCCGGTCATGACGGCGGCCAAGGTGTCCCGGCCCAAGCCCCATCCCGAGGGGTTGCTGCGCATTGCCGAAGAATGGGGAATGCCCGTGGAACACATGGCCTATCTCGGCGATTCGAGCGTGGACCAGGATGCCGCCAGGGGAGCGGGAGTGCCCTTCTGGGCGTATAAAAATCGCGGACTGCGGGCGGAACTCCATGTGGACAGCTTCCATGAACTGCGGCAATGGCTTGAGAGCGTTGGCCAATAA
- a CDS encoding AMP-binding protein has translation MHKPVLRDMTLGQILDEAVAQYPENEAVVYVDRDFRMTYRDFGALVDNLAKGLMAMGVGKGEKVAVWATNVPYWVALQFATAKVGAVLLTVNTHYKKAELEYLIRHSECENLVVIDSFRDTDYIQVVYDLLPELRTQERGYLRTEKFPDLKRVFFLGPEKHRGMYSMPELLALSRMTSEEDYRKRQDSLDPHDVVNMQYTSGTTGFPKGVMLTHHNIGNNGFWIGENQRFTSKDRVCLPVPLFHCFGCVLGVLAAVTHGATLVILEGFSPLLVLSAVEEEKCTALYGVPTMFIAVLEHRTFARYDLSSLRTGIMAGSPCPVPVMEKVMDAMHMREVTICYGLTEASPVMTQTRVHDSLAQRTQTVGRAMPEVEVRILDPDTGEEMLPGEQGEVCCRGYNVMKGYFNNPDATAQAIDPDGWLHSGDLGTMDKDGYVTITGRLKDMIIRGGENVYPREIEEFLYRMEGIKDVQVVGVPSRKFGEEVGAFIILKDGFDYAVEDIRDFCRGQISRYKIPKYIAFIDEYPMTASGKIQKYRLRELAAQYFPEAMK, from the coding sequence ATGCACAAGCCTGTGTTACGCGACATGACTCTGGGGCAGATTCTGGACGAGGCCGTCGCGCAGTATCCGGAGAATGAGGCCGTGGTCTATGTGGATCGCGATTTCCGCATGACCTACCGGGATTTCGGCGCCCTGGTGGACAATCTGGCCAAGGGGCTCATGGCCATGGGCGTGGGCAAGGGGGAGAAAGTGGCCGTGTGGGCCACCAACGTGCCGTACTGGGTGGCTCTGCAATTCGCCACGGCCAAGGTCGGCGCGGTGCTGCTGACGGTGAACACCCATTACAAGAAGGCGGAACTGGAATACCTGATCAGACATTCCGAATGCGAGAATCTGGTGGTCATCGATTCCTTCCGGGACACAGACTATATTCAGGTGGTCTACGACCTGCTGCCGGAACTCAGGACACAGGAGCGGGGCTATCTGCGCACCGAAAAATTTCCCGACCTGAAACGGGTTTTCTTTCTCGGCCCGGAAAAGCACCGGGGCATGTATTCCATGCCGGAACTCCTGGCCCTGAGCCGCATGACTTCCGAGGAGGATTACCGGAAGCGGCAGGACAGTCTGGACCCGCACGACGTGGTGAACATGCAGTACACCTCCGGCACCACGGGTTTTCCCAAGGGCGTCATGCTGACCCATCACAACATCGGCAACAACGGTTTCTGGATCGGTGAAAACCAGCGTTTCACCTCCAAGGACCGGGTCTGCCTGCCAGTCCCTCTGTTTCACTGCTTCGGCTGCGTGCTGGGCGTGCTGGCCGCCGTCACGCACGGGGCCACGCTGGTCATTCTGGAAGGATTCAGCCCCCTTCTGGTGCTGTCCGCCGTGGAAGAGGAAAAATGCACGGCCCTGTACGGAGTGCCCACCATGTTCATCGCCGTGCTCGAACACCGCACCTTCGCCCGCTACGACCTCTCGTCCCTGCGCACGGGCATCATGGCCGGCTCGCCCTGTCCGGTGCCGGTCATGGAAAAGGTCATGGACGCCATGCACATGCGGGAAGTGACCATCTGCTACGGCCTGACCGAGGCCTCGCCGGTCATGACCCAGACCCGGGTGCACGACTCCCTGGCTCAGCGGACCCAGACCGTGGGCCGGGCCATGCCGGAAGTGGAGGTGCGCATCCTCGACCCCGATACGGGCGAGGAAATGCTTCCGGGCGAGCAGGGGGAAGTCTGCTGCCGGGGCTACAACGTGATGAAGGGATATTTCAACAACCCCGATGCCACTGCCCAGGCCATCGACCCCGACGGCTGGCTGCATTCCGGCGACCTCGGCACCATGGACAAGGACGGCTACGTGACCATCACCGGCCGTCTGAAGGACATGATCATCCGCGGCGGGGAAAACGTCTATCCACGGGAGATCGAGGAATTTCTCTACCGCATGGAAGGCATCAAGGATGTCCAGGTGGTGGGTGTGCCCAGCCGCAAGTTCGGCGAGGAAGTGGGCGCTTTCATCATATTGAAGGACGGCTTCGACTATGCTGTGGAAGATATCCGGGATTTCTGCCGGGGGCAGATTTCCCGGTACAAGATACCGAAATATATTGCTTTTATCGACGAGTATCCGATGACGGCCAGCGGCAAGATTCAGAAATACAGGTTGCGCGAACTGGCGGCCCAGTATTTCCCGGAGGCCATGAAATAG